The DNA region TCAACTCACTAGCTTTCAGCTTCATTACTCTCGCTTTCAGCTTTACTAGTATCTTCTTCTTTTTTAGTTTTAGCCTTAGCTAATTTTTCCTTCTCTAACTTTGCTTTACCAATTGCGATAGAGGGTCTTTCTGTTTTTTCTAATAACCCACCCTTTTCTAATAAAGTTCTCACAACATCAGTTGGCTGAGCACCCTGAGTAAGTCTTGTTCTCAAGGCTTCTGTATCAAGCCTGGTTTCCTTAGTTCTTGGATTATAAAAACCTAGTTCTTGTAGAGGTCTACCATCTCTTCTGGAAGTACTATTGCATGCAACAATTCTGAAACTTGCCTCTTTTTTCTTTCCAAAGCGCTTAAGGCGCAATTTAATCATCTTAAATTAATGCGTTTTTAATAATAATATCATTTAAAGGTAAAAATATAGAAACTATAAATCGGCAAAACCTTTTTTCTTTTTATTATTTTTTTGTTTTTTCATTGGCTTATTACCACTCATCCCTCCCATTCCTCCCATTCCTGGCATTCCTCCCATTCCTGGCATTCCTCCCATTCCTGGCATTCCTCCCATTCCTGGCATTCCTCCCATTCCTGGCATTCCTCCGTTTGACATTTGTTTCATAAAGCCTCTCATTCTTTGAAAATCAGCTAATACTTTATCCACATCTTTTGCTTCATAACCGCTACCCTGAGCGATTCTTTGTCTTCTTGAAGGCTGTGCAGCAAGAACTTCAGGTTTTTGTTTCTCCTCAAGAGTCATTGAAGAGATCATAGATTCTATTTTCTTAAGTTGATCTTCTCCATCTTTTATCATCCCATCATCAATTTTATTCATTCCAGGGATCAATTTAATCAATCCGCCAAGTGATCCCATCCTTTTA from Prochlorococcus marinus XMU1410 includes:
- the rpsP gene encoding 30S ribosomal protein S16 produces the protein MIKLRLKRFGKKKEASFRIVACNSTSRRDGRPLQELGFYNPRTKETRLDTEALRTRLTQGAQPTDVVRTLLEKGGLLEKTERPSIAIGKAKLEKEKLAKAKTKKEEDTSKAESESNEAES